CAGCATATAGAGGACTGTCGGAAACCCGACGTTCCTCCCACCAGTGGTTTTGTGACAGCATTTCAGATGTGTAATGAACCATTATTCCTTTATTTGTCCATCAATCCAAACTGTTTACTGGAGCCTTTGGGGCTTCCCGAGTTCTACAGCGTATCTCTTCCTGCATGCCACGGCCTGAGGACTCCGGCGGACCTCCACATCCTCACCAAATCGGATGCTTCTGTGTTGCCTTCGGTGCACGTTAAAACCCTCGGCATCCGCAATTGCTATTTCGAAGCTGTACCAGCACTTCAGGGTGCGCGATCACCCCTACGGCCTACAGAATTCTCTGCCTACGCTTAACCCATTTTGTTCGCTGCAATGCATCCTGCAACTCCGCCATGGGTCCAAGGCTCGATACGGGTGGGTGGCTAACCCTTACAGGAATCCATTACTGAATTCCTCCCGACAGGGACTTTCACCCTGCAAGATACGCCGAGCTTTGCTCGGCGCGATAACGCCGCTGCTAAGGGGCCGGGAAACGAGAACCAAAGACCTATTTCACAGCCCGAAATTTATGTAAACTGAATACGATCAAAAACGCCGCGGCCTTTCCCGGTCCTTCTTCAGCTGTTGGTTCGGTTTCTATTAGAATGTTGTTAATTCTTGAAAGATTTTCAGTGCGAATAGGTCTGTCATCCCTGAAATAAAATCTACTGCAGCCAGAACATAATCATCATATTCAAAAGTATTATATAGGATTTTGTTTTTATATATATTTGTTTTTGATTCTCTTTCGTTAGGCTCTCCGAACTTAAGTAACCATTCGCTGAATGTTTTCGTCAAAACAGGATAAATTTCTTTATGTTTTTTGATTACTTTAAGAGTTTTTTGTCCATCAAAAAAATTATCCAACACTTTGAATATAGAATTAATTATTAGCGAAGCGTATTCTTTATATGTATCAAGCCTTTTGTGTAGGTATATGTTTTTATAATTAAATGCTTTTAATAGATTCATTATTTCAAGACTTGATTCAGAAATCATAATCCCACACCCAGGCGAACTGTTGTTGCACAAATCAATAATAAAATCATGCATCAATATTGTATTATTTATCTCTTCAATTGTATTGGTTCTGCCAGTTTGTTTGATGATGCAATTTAATTCATCAAGTTGACTTCTATCAAGGATATTTAACGCTAACGCGTCTTCAATATCACGACCAAGAAATGATATTTTATCAGCAATTTTAACAATACAACCTTCCCAAGTGTAGGGCCGAAATTCATTTGCTTTTGTTATTACCTCAAGGTTGACAAATTCATCGCGTGGAAATAATGCATTCTCGTCTACTTCACCACAATGACAAACAATACCATCGCGAATAGCATAAATGAGGTTTAAATTCCTTTGAGAACCCCATGGATCTTCTAATGTCTCTGTTTTGTCGATAATTCTCAGGCTGTTTTTTTCGTGCCAGAATTTAATACCAAATTTTTCATCTGTAATTTTGGATAAAATTGTTTCACCAGCATGTCCAAATGGAGTATGGCCAAGATCATGGCCAATTGCTATTGCATTGGTCAATTCAGTATTTAAACCAAGGTATTTTGAAATTGTGTAACTTACAGATGTAACATGGTTTACATGCTCTATTCTCGTGCAAACA
This genomic stretch from Desulfobacterales bacterium harbors:
- a CDS encoding HD domain-containing protein translates to MKNSFEKCRMDENNLKWENAISRVVDLYHRGDDIRSPFARDYNRILHSPAYRRLKHKTQVFFATTNDHVCTRIEHVNHVTSVSYTISKYLGLNTELTNAIAIGHDLGHTPFGHAGETILSKITDEKFGIKFWHEKNSLRIIDKTETLEDPWGSQRNLNLIYAIRDGIVCHCGEVDENALFPRDEFVNLEVITKANEFRPYTWEGCIVKIADKISFLGRDIEDALALNILDRSQLDELNCIIKQTGRTNTIEEINNTILMHDFIIDLCNNSSPGCGIMISESSLEIMNLLKAFNYKNIYLHKRLDTYKEYASLIINSIFKVLDNFFDGQKTLKVIKKHKEIYPVLTKTFSEWLLKFGEPNERESKTNIYKNKILYNTFEYDDYVLAAVDFISGMTDLFALKIFQELTTF